The Candidatus Neomarinimicrobiota bacterium genome has a segment encoding these proteins:
- a CDS encoding DNA recombination protein RmuC → MATLKDMGHTVESLVQQQQEAEKLGQSLKSLLQKPKLQGNYGETILEELLERVLPQGIWERQYTIDNRERVDVAIKVKDIVVPIDAKFPRSHYDRFLNAETSDQRKEHWKAYITALKVQIKSISSKYVKPEKGTTEVALMFIPSEAMYYDTFAAKDFAGESEAISDFAQTHSVVPVSPNTLFVFLQMVILGIRNIDIVKNARRLQVGLAALERNFDLFFKKFEEVGKGIEKASEAYQVGERHIKRFKNSLSETIGLEIPEAQLPEMDDSPPSSV, encoded by the coding sequence TTGGCCACCCTGAAGGATATGGGGCATACCGTGGAAAGCCTCGTGCAACAGCAGCAGGAGGCAGAGAAGCTGGGGCAGTCGTTAAAATCTTTGCTTCAGAAGCCTAAGTTACAAGGGAATTATGGTGAAACGATCCTGGAAGAGCTGCTCGAAAGGGTACTTCCTCAGGGGATTTGGGAACGGCAGTATACCATTGATAACAGAGAGCGAGTTGACGTTGCGATAAAGGTTAAGGACATAGTGGTGCCCATAGACGCGAAATTTCCCAGGAGCCATTATGACCGGTTTCTGAACGCTGAGACCTCGGACCAACGGAAGGAGCACTGGAAGGCCTACATAACTGCGCTTAAAGTTCAGATCAAGTCAATCAGTTCAAAATACGTTAAGCCTGAAAAAGGAACAACAGAAGTCGCCCTTATGTTTATTCCTTCCGAAGCTATGTATTATGATACGTTTGCAGCGAAGGATTTTGCTGGTGAATCGGAAGCAATATCTGATTTTGCGCAGACCCATAGCGTTGTTCCTGTAAGTCCCAACACACTCTTTGTCTTTCTGCAAATGGTGATTTTAGGCATTCGAAACATTGATATCGTCAAGAATGCAAGGCGTCTGCAGGTGGGTCTTGCAGCGTTGGAAAGGAACTTCGATCTGTTTTTCAAGAAGTTTGAGGAAGTGGGCAAGGGCATCGAGAAGGCGTCAGAAGCCTACCAGGTGGGCGAAAGGCACATCAAGCGCTTCAAGAATAGTCTCAGTGAAACTATCGGCCTGGAAATCCCTGAGGCTCAACTACCAGAAATGGACGATTCACCCCCCTCATCCGTATAA